The Myxococcales bacterium genome includes the window AGATGTTCCTCCTATGTCCCTCTGTCATGTCCATTCAGACTGGCCCTCTCTCCACTTTGGCCGGGGGCGCCGAACTTCGCGGATCGAGTTTAGGGAACGAAATCCCAAGGTACTGCCCGGCAATATCCGACGAGACATCGATACGCAACAACCCCGTCAGCAAACGACCATCGTTCCAGTAGCGAGGTTTCCCGGCTCTTTGCCCCATCATCTTGATCCACCCCGGGCGACCATTGGCGTTACGCAGTATTGCGCGCCGTTCCTTATCGTCCGGAGGACGAGGCAAGGGGTGCTCGCCTGCGGCTGTCTCGAAAATCGTCATCATAGAATCCTTGTCGAGCGGCGGAACCTCAATCCTCTTGTCCGTCATTTTCAGCGAGCGGAATCGCGCCGCGTCACGCGGGAATTCCACATCGACGGCCGCCAGGATTCCGATTTTCAAGGTCCAGAGCTGTTTGAGAAAACCCTTGGAGGCCGTGCCGATGTCCTGAAAATGATCCAGCAGCAAGACACCTGCCCGATTCTCGGCGGCGATTTTCATGCGACCCCGTATTCGTTGTTGCGACCATTCTTCAATGTCGTATTCGGGATAAACCTGAAGCAGCGCCCTCGTGATGTCATGAAGTGTCGCGGTTGACGAAGCTAAGCCGTAGGGGCAACCAATGGTGCGGAGCCGTTTCGCGACTTCATGGAGAATCGCACTCTTTCCGATGCCGATCGGACCATACAGGACTACCCGCTTGCCGCCCGTCAGTGGGGGAAGCAACGACTTCACAAATTTATCTCGTCCTACGACTTCAACCATTCTACCTTTGCAATGGATTATTGAAGACCGCCGAAGCGCCAAGTTCCATCTCGATCTCCAGCAGGCGGTTGTACTTGGCGATGCGCTCACTACGGCACGCGGAACCGGTTTTGATCTGGCCGCCGCCCATCGCCACCGCGAAGTCGGCCATGAACGCATCCTCGGTCTCACCGGAGCGGTGCGAGATCACAAAGCCCCACCCGGCCCTGCGGCATAGGTTGATCGCCTCGATGGTCTCGGTCACGGTGCCGATCTGGTTCAGCTTGATCAGCACGGCATTCGTGGAATGCTCGCGGATGCCGCGCTCGATGTACCGCGTATTCGTCACGTAGTTGTCGTCACCGACGATCTGAATCCGCGAACCCAACGCCGCCGTGTGCGCGCGGAAGCCTTCCCAGTCATCCTCGGCCAGGCCATCCTCGATGGAAACAATGGGGTACTTGTCAAGCCAACCGCGATAAAACTCGGTCATCTCGGCGCTCGATTTGACGCCCTGGCCTGATTTGGCGAGGTTGTACGCGCCGTTCTCGTAAAACGAGCTTGCCGCCGGATCGAGAGCTATGGCCACGTCCACGCCGGGCCGATAACCGGCCGCTTTGATCGCCTCGACGATCACTTCGCAGGCCTCGTCGTTGCTCTTCAGATTCGGAGCGAAACCACCTTCGTCGCCAACAGCCGTGGCGTAACCTTTCTTCTTTAGAATGCCCTTCAGTGCGTGAAAGGTCTCCGCGCCGTAACGTAGCGCCTCGGCGAATGTGGGCGCGCCGATGGGCATCACCATAAATTCCTGAAGATCGACGCTGTTGTCCGCGTGCTTGCCGCCGTTGAGAATGTTCATCATCGGCACGGGAATCCGCGTCGCTCCGGGACCGCCGAGGTAGGCGTAGAGCGGCAGGCCACTGGCGTCGGCGGCGGCACGGGCCACGGCCATCGAAACGCCAAGGGTCGCGTTTGCGCCGAGCTTGTTCTTGGTCGGCGTGCCGTCCAGTTCGATCATCAGGCGGTCGGCTTCAGCCTGCCGCGTCGGGTCGAGGCCGATCAGCTTCGGGGCAATCAGATCATTGACATTGGCGACGGCCTTTAAAACACCTTTTCCACCGTATCGCTTTTTATCGCCGTCACGCAGTTCCAGGGCTTCGTTTTCGCCGGTGGATGCGCCGGACGGCACGGAGGCGGATACTTTGATCCCGTTGTCCAACGTGACGTAGACTCGCACCGTCGGGTTGCCTCGTGAATCCAGGATTTCCATGGCCTTTATCGACACAATTTTTTTCGCGTTCATCGAGTTTCTCCTTCTAGGTTCAGCGCATGATCAACACGGCACAGGGCGCATGATGGGCGA containing:
- a CDS encoding ATP-binding protein, which gives rise to MVEVVGRDKFVKSLLPPLTGGKRVVLYGPIGIGKSAILHEVAKRLRTIGCPYGLASSTATLHDITRALLQVYPEYDIEEWSQQRIRGRMKIAAENRAGVLLLDHFQDIGTASKGFLKQLWTLKIGILAAVDVEFPRDAARFRSLKMTDKRIEVPPLDKDSMMTIFETAAGEHPLPRPPDDKERRAILRNANGRPGWIKMMGQRAGKPRYWNDGRLLTGLLRIDVSSDIAGQYLGISFPKLDPRSSAPPAKVERGPV
- the eno gene encoding phosphopyruvate hydratase, with amino-acid sequence MNAKKIVSIKAMEILDSRGNPTVRVYVTLDNGIKVSASVPSGASTGENEALELRDGDKKRYGGKGVLKAVANVNDLIAPKLIGLDPTRQAEADRLMIELDGTPTKNKLGANATLGVSMAVARAAADASGLPLYAYLGGPGATRIPVPMMNILNGGKHADNSVDLQEFMVMPIGAPTFAEALRYGAETFHALKGILKKKGYATAVGDEGGFAPNLKSNDEACEVIVEAIKAAGYRPGVDVAIALDPAASSFYENGAYNLAKSGQGVKSSAEMTEFYRGWLDKYPIVSIEDGLAEDDWEGFRAHTAALGSRIQIVGDDNYVTNTRYIERGIREHSTNAVLIKLNQIGTVTETIEAINLCRRAGWGFVISHRSGETEDAFMADFAVAMGGGQIKTGSACRSERIAKYNRLLEIEMELGASAVFNNPLQR